Proteins found in one Triticum aestivum cultivar Chinese Spring chromosome 4D, IWGSC CS RefSeq v2.1, whole genome shotgun sequence genomic segment:
- the LOC123096266 gene encoding protein-tyrosine-phosphatase PTP1 encodes MPDQVKHCKTALKVLDKTLKKPAAIFDDFRGLPAIRTSLQLAQKFTVARSPANRERNRYTDVLPFDETRIKLQSSTGNQTSSNDYINASLIKYDDKDQTKFISTQGPLVNTFEDFWQMVFENSCPVIVMLTKFDIVKCDEYLPLSKGQGDYGRLNIKIMETRQDGELTLRSVKVQHNESDRVHTVLHIQHSTWPDHGVPDDSSTVRKILKRLYYIPKEHPVVAHCSAGIGRTGAYITIHNTVERILRGEQAATNLVETVGKFRSQRPGMVQTEEQYKFCYHAIADELKDLIRNSKR; translated from the exons ATGCCGGATCAGGTGAAGCACTGCAAGACGGCGCTCAAGGTGCTCGACAAAACGCTCAAGAAGCCGGCCGCAATATTTGACGACTTTAGAGGCCTTCCG GCCATAAGAACATCGCTCCAGTTGGCTCAGAAGTTTACTGTGGCTCGAAGTCCTGCTAATAGGGAAAGGAACCGCTACACTGATGTCTtgccat TTGATGAAACCAGGATAAAGCTACAGTCCTCAACAGGCAATCAGACTTCAAGTAATGATTACATCAATGCAAGCCTTATAAAG TATGATGACAAAGATCAGACAAAGTTCATTTCTACTCAAGGTCCGCTAGTGAATACATTCGAAGACTTTTGGCAGATGGTCTTTGAGAACAGCTGTCCTGTAATTGTCATGCTCACTAAATTTGACATTGTTAAG TGTGATGAGTATCTTCCACTGAGCAAGGGGCAAGGAGACTATGGAAGATTGAACATTAAAATCATGGagaccagacaagatggggaattaACATTGCGCAGTGTGAAGGTGCAACATAACGAG TCAGATAGAGTGCATACTGTTCTCCACATCCAGCACTCCACTTGGCCTGACCATGGTGTGCCAGATGACAGCAGTACTGTACGGAAGATTCTAAAAAGATTATATTACATTCCTAAAGAGCACCCAGTTGTTGCACATTGCAG TGCAGGCATTGGGAGAACTGGTGCTTACATCACAATCCATAATACAGTAGAGAGGATATTACGTGGTGAACAAGCTGCTACAAATCTTGTGGAAACTGTCGGGAAGTTTAGATCCCAGAGACCTGGCATGGTCCAAACAGAG GAACAATACAAGTTCTGCTATCATGCAATTGCGGATGAGCTGAAAGATCTGATTAGGAATTCGAAGCGCTGA